From the genome of Desulfobaculum xiamenense, one region includes:
- the folE2 gene encoding GTP cyclohydrolase FolE2: MKDVQSGPAEVAMPIDRVGVKNLRLPVLVRSRDNKGEVQHTVASVDLSVDLPARFKGTHMSRFIEALRAWSEELDYSSFKRLLEDVRLRLQAERAHLIFRFPYFLQRLAPETGTPALMDYQCTLLGELESGKLTFELGVDVPVMTVCPCSLAICNGGAHSQRAIVRIRTRSTGMVWIEDLIAIAEQAGSSPVYALLKREDERRVTEDAFAKPAFVEDVVRSAADELRRLEQVSWFRVEVESQESIHNHSAYAIIELDKNV; the protein is encoded by the coding sequence ATGAAGGATGTTCAGAGCGGCCCGGCCGAAGTGGCCATGCCCATCGACCGTGTCGGTGTGAAAAATCTGCGGCTGCCCGTGCTGGTTCGCAGCCGGGACAACAAGGGTGAAGTGCAGCATACCGTGGCCAGCGTGGATCTTTCAGTCGATCTGCCAGCCCGGTTCAAGGGCACTCACATGAGCCGCTTCATCGAGGCGCTGCGTGCCTGGAGTGAGGAGCTCGATTATTCGAGCTTCAAGCGGCTGCTTGAGGATGTGCGCCTGCGCCTGCAGGCCGAGCGCGCGCACCTCATCTTCCGTTTCCCCTATTTTCTCCAGCGGCTCGCTCCGGAGACCGGAACGCCCGCGCTCATGGATTACCAGTGCACCCTGCTTGGCGAGTTGGAGAGCGGCAAGCTCACCTTCGAGCTTGGCGTGGACGTGCCGGTGATGACGGTGTGCCCCTGTTCGCTGGCCATCTGCAATGGCGGAGCGCACAGCCAGCGCGCCATCGTCCGCATCCGGACCCGCTCCACGGGCATGGTGTGGATCGAGGATCTCATCGCCATTGCCGAGCAGGCCGGTTCCTCGCCCGTGTACGCGTTGCTCAAGCGCGAGGACGAGCGCCGCGTGACCGAGGACGCGTTTGCCAAGCCCGCCTTCGTGGAGGACGTGGTGCGTTCCGCCGCCGACGAACTGCGCAGGCTGGAGCAGGTGTCGTGGTTCCGCGTCGAGGTGGAGAGCCAGGAATCCATTCACAATCACAGCGCTTACGCCATCATTGAATTGGACAAGAATGTGTGA